A region of the Aethina tumida isolate Nest 87 chromosome 3, icAetTumi1.1, whole genome shotgun sequence genome:
AGTCACCATAAGGGGGTAGTTCACCCAATAGGAGATGTGTGTTTATTAAATGGGAATGCGCATGACGATTTTACGACTTAAATTAGTTACATAATGAGTCTCGGAATAAAACCTTATTATCCTGTATATCCAAACCAGGTTTCtctgtttaattttgtcattaaaatgttttcaaaactgttaaatcaaaataattaatttttatttttttacctaaaaattctttaatcgactactcattaattttacttacaaGAATTTCACAAAAACTTTTGACCATacaccattaaattaaattgtaaaataataataataaaataataaaatgtggaatattttattttaaaataaatctttatttattttattttttttttacaaacaaacttttaattgatGCTTTTCTTCGATTAAataggtttaaaaatattttcaatatgtctTAATTAACCCTAGACGTTCAgtcttacttttttattatatatttaatagacataaaaataaacaactttatatttcttgtaaaactttcaaaaaacaTTCTGTGGtttgaacacattttaatcGGCTCATTCTAAATTTATCTGTTGTTTAGAACCGTAAAATACCACAAAAAAACTTACTTCTGAACACTTTGttgttataattgtaatttgggAATTGTAATGGTCAAACTGGTAATGTCAAGAAACTACATGGTGGTGGTCGACAACAGGCTTGACCAGAAGGTACTACTACTTAATGAAATATCACATTTTCTACATCCAGGCTTTATGAGAATGTTGGAATCACTTTAAGTCTCTCTATCATTAGAAAAAGGATACATGGAGCTGGTCTAAGAGTCAGAAGACGTTTTTAATATCTTCTGTCAAACAGGTTAAACAATCACCACCAATGGATTGCAGCTGAATGGTGTAATTGTTTGTTCACAGATAagtctaatatttattgtaacacTCCGATAGCCATATTTGGACATGGTGAGAGCTATCATGGGCAAAGCTCAAACTGTTGCTTTTGGAGGTGAACAGAACCATGTGGAATGGAATTTCTTTAGAGACATGCACGGAGTTGCCTATATTAAACCGGCTAACTATGAAGGCTCGGCTATATCTCGACTCATTTATTCAACCAATTACTATTCTATTTGCTCAAGAATTTGgatcaaatttcatttttatagaaaaccaCCTTCGATTCCATCATAGGAAACATAAATTAGGAGTTGAAAAATGATGACATTACTCGGATACAGTGTTCTCCAGACTGCAATCCGATTGAACACGTCTGGGACCATcttcaaagacaaatttaaacacgaagACACCAGCCTCAAAATTTGAAGTAACTTACTAATCTTCTTAGAGAAGAATGGCGAGCTGTGTATCAAGAATTTATTCCTCCACTAATTTTAAGTATGCCAAGAAGGGTGGAAGCTGTTTGTAGAGCAAGGGGGTACTTACAAAGTACtgattaaaagaatattctttttaatattctcttttcttggattttaataaattaaaagaaaatatttcagttaataTATGTCAGAGGTTTCCCAGTAGTACCTATGTTTCATACGGTACATGGATTTAAGAATGGTAATAGTACCGAGAGAGATGTGAGAGAGTGAACAATTAAGCTCCGCCATAGAAGTTGAGCTTTCATGTCACTAGATTGTTTATCACTTGATTAACATCCTGTATCCTATTAGCTAAATTACACTCATATAAGGACGTCTTTGTGGGTTATTCATTAACTATATTCAAAATGGTAGATAATCCTAAGCGCTGCAGGAATAAAAATTTCtcatatgttaataatttaatatacacacAATGTGAACAAAATCGTGATAAAATTTGAGCaacaccatttttaatttgcagaGGACCACCTACCTGTcaggaatttaattaatgaaactcTAATAAATGatagcaaaaatatttttcattatattatggggaatttttagatatatgaattaattagtgTGGcatcaaaaaacttttttacatacaaaagaaataaaattactttccgAAAAATTGTATaccatttttctaatattatttcagtttcCTTAAATCTgtcgtaataaaaattaatttaaattgtgaattatgagatttaatttacacataataatttgctCCCCACGCAATTTGTTACACTCACACGGGAATACCACGCAATTCGAGTTGAAAttgtttccaattaatttaacaaaaatctcCCCTTCAAAAACATCTTGTAAACAAAACCCATAACGTTGTACAGTTATTACACTTAATACTTCCGAAAACCCATTCTAAAGCCACCCACATTCGTATAAAATTTCACGAGTCGCACACGTAAACGCACTCCAAAccgcatttataaaattaacctgctaattaacaaaattaattctacaGTTTCCATTGCCGTTCCGAAAACTGGAAGCGAAACAATAAAACGATGGAAAGTGACCCGATTATTTACATCCCTGTCTAAATTCCGACGaatgttaattttcttttgtgaTCTCTGaactttttcaattgtaacgATGCTTTTTGGAGATCAAACGATTTAAAATGACTGAAAGCTTATATATTCTATtagttaaatttgataaaaatccgTTTGGGAACGAGCTGACCTGCACTGAAAAACAAGAAGCTGATTCAGCGTCTGATTTACATGCGCTCACTTAACTTTCAGGCACTTTCAGGGTGAAAAGAACACAATTtgcaatacattttttttaatatggtattatttctttttaacatttatacaaGGCGTTTACgttcaataatgaagaaaatctaaacaacttttttactcctgaaaaatgtataaaccctcatattgtttatttgtcaCATTTCTGTTATATTTGGTTCAATCCTGACTAAATAAGTCCTAAATATATCCATGTctacaattcaatattataaacttttctcCAAACCACAATAGTACTAATTTCTCCTTAAGACTTTCCTGCTTACCttcacttattttaatattttacatcatttttaacacccagtacataattttttcacGTTACCATTACAGAAAGGGTTTTGGAATTTGAATTGATAAAGTCCTGTTTCGTATAATTTCAGGGATAGGCATTTCCGGGATGCATTTCTGACCTGAAGGGTTCAAAGATTGTCTCAAATTCCGGGTTGACATAGTTGCAATAATTGTACAATATTCCCGCTACCGTTTCCATACGTCCAAACGGCAAAAATTGCAGTTTCAATTAATCGAAACACCCTTGGGTGGCTGCAATGAATCAATTTGTACGGTGTAAGAACGACGATCCGAAATCCACATGCATCTTCTATTAAATCATCCGAGGTGTGATTTATTATTGGGAATTGGGTAATACAATTCACCTAAATGGAAATAGAATAATTGCGGAAgtcgatattatttattatctccaATGGCGGCTTCAGTAATTTCCCGTACAATACCAGCACGCGTCCTTTTTTAGTTTTGaatgattaattgaatttcaaatatagATGAAGGTAAAATTCGTGTTGCGAGatagttattaaaagttaatattctGTGAGATGTTGAGGgttgtttaaaattccatGAAATGCAAAGTTTCGCTTTACTACAGGTATTGATGCATGTTTGTGCAACTAAATTATGCACAAATTTCCCTGCTAAACATCAgacaaaatacatttaaataaagttaacttAGAAACAAATTATGGATTCAGCCCCCGTTGCAATCACTAATTGTCATATTCGTATTTTGTGGATGATTGAACAACACTGAAAGCACGTGCGCGCCTGCAAAGTTGCAATTACTGTAGTCCGACGACGGCGTCGCAACGCTccaattacataattattttattcgtttCTTTTGCCGTCTGGAAAATGCACAATAATTGGTAATTCGAATTTGAATGCCATCatgttattatgttattttctgtaaatgttattttccaACCTATTACCtgccatttatttttacaatcatttttgaatttaagaaACATGTTTTGAACTCCGTTAATAAAACGCTTTTCGATATTTAATGGCTGACAAACCTTTCAACTTAATCATTTTAGTGTTTGTTGCAGTGATGGAACGACACAAGGAGATGGTCAGGTAAACAGAACACGTGGATCGTTTTCCATCAAAAAATGGAGAACACGAGCTGCGTAGACGAACCGTACGGTAACTTCTCCACCATCTTCGGCCAGACGGACGTGCCGGAATGGGAAGCTCTACTGACCATCGGCACCCTCAGCCTACTCATTTTACTGACCATCATCGGCAACGTACTGGTAAGAAACTTGTGTAAACCACATATCCGACGGATGTAGCAAAGAGGCAAATATTATTTCCAGGTGGTTTTGAGCGTCTTCACCTACAAACCGTTGCGGATCGTCCAGAATTTCTTCATTGTCTCGCTGGCGGTCGCCGACTTGACGGTGGCGATTCTGGTGCTACCTTTGAACGTCGTTTACTCGGTTTTGGGACGATGGACGTTCGGAATAGACATTTGCAAAATGTGGTTGACGTCCGACGTGCTCTGTTGCACCGCTTCGATACTCAATCTTTGCGCCATCGCCCTCGACAGGTACTTTATCCcatgttttactttaaattgttATCCAGTCATATTGTTACAGGTTCTGGGCCATAACGGATCCAATCAACTACGCCCAAAAGCGTACTCTTAAGCGAGTGTTACTCCTAATCGCCGGCGTCTGGATCCTCTCCCTCCTCATCAGCTCACCACCTCTGATCGGATGGAACGATTGGCCCGAGCCGGCCGAATTCGAGATGAAGCAAGAGTGCACCCTCACCCGAATACAAGGCTACGTGATCTACTCCTCCCTCGGCTCGTTCTTCATACCCCTGTTCATCATGACCATAGTGTACGTCGAGATTTTCATAGCGACGAAACGGCGACTTAGAGAGCGGGCGCAGGCGTCGAAAATCAACGCCATCTCCAAGAACCAATCGACGATGACACCAAGGGAACGACAACCAGACCAGGAGTCGGTGAGCAGCGAGACCAACCACAACGAACACGCCGAACTGAACGGCAAGGCCAAAGAGAAGAagcagaagaagaagaagaggaAGTGCGGAGAGAGCAACGAGAACAACACGCACCTGAAGCCGATTCTGTCGCACGAGGACTCCCTGACCGACAATCCGGAGACGTCGTCGATCTCGCGCCGGAACTCGAACCCGTGCACGTCGGACGCCAAGGCGGCCACGATCAGCGCCCCGACAACGATAACGATAGCCAACTCGAGGGAGAGCCCGAAGGTGGTGCTGAACGAGGGGGGTGCGACGAAGAAGCCCGGCTTCGTCTATCAGTTCATCGAGGAGAAGCAGCGCATCTCGCTGTCGAAGGAGCGACGGGCGGCCAGGACCCTGGGCATCATCATGGGGGTGTTTGTGGTGTGTTGGCTGCCGTTTTTCCTCATGTACGTCATCCTGCCTTTCTGTTCGGTTTGCTGTCCGTCTAGGAGGgtggttaacttcattacgtGGCTCGGTTATATCAATTCTGTGCTCAATCCGATTATTTACACTATTTTTAACATGGATTTCAGGAGAGCTTTCAGAAAACTCTTAGGAATGAAaccataaattacaaattattttacggTGATATCaaaccaaaaatttattattagttgtttaaataatattttcctgGCTTCATGATATTAACAGCATCGATATTAATCACTTTATGAACgttcttgtaaaaaaaaaaaactcaaagAACATGTTTCGAAATGAAGTGACTTCAATGCGAAAACCTACTCTAAAGAtttgtatcatttttattcagcagaaatataaaacgaaagataaaaaatatcgtCCCGCATTTAATTCCATTAATTCCCATTCAAACTTTCCTCCTACATTCAAATATCACTCGgacgttaaaaattaattactaatttttctcGGTTTCATTTGTACATTtccagaataaataaatatatgtattaaaatagcacggttatatttcataatatttggtTTGTTACCgctaaaaaatttatgatacaTGCACAGATCTcccctaatattttttaaatttttattcgagtctaaaaaactattaaaaaaactagacgtataaaattacaaaagtcCGTCGTCAACTAGATATATCGTATTCccgtgttttttattaaagactgactgtagatattaaaattgaagttCGCTTCTTAAAACACTCTTGTAAATAAGTTCTTCGTCTCCGTGCGGAAACACGAGAAACCACCAAAAcacgattaataaattttaatttataataacaataaggATAATCGTGTGAGGTAACCCGCATGTAAATAGCCATAATTTGTCGTCGTTGTTTCCGCTCGTTCCAGTCGCTAGAAGTCTGTAAATATGCGATAAAACGTAGGTGTAATAATTCGATGAGAAAAAGTAGTTAGACCATTCCATTCGTCCTCGATCTGCCCCGAAGGCGGCTGAGCCCTTCGTCATCGGGGCAACGTTCGATGCGTTgttgttgtaaattttaaataaaaaatttaattatattaaattatatgtggAATCAAAATTGTTGTTGGTTCGTTTGTCACGCTTGAGGTTTGCTCTGCAGGAACAAACGAAGGATGTTTTTTATGGTGCTATGATGTTTTTAGATTAGACGAAACGTTCCTCGAGATTCGGACGTGGCAAACGATACTTTTTATGGATGTAACATATTCGCTTTTAAACGACATAccaaataaatgaattgttaGATCTTAATTAGGCTAgtgttaatttttactatgtgatacttataaataaattaaatgaatcgaTTAGACTCTAGTTAGGTAAATAATACGtaggataataaattattatttattgatgattGTAATATAAGTAGATGAAGTTTGTTGTTGACTAattgtgttttgtttttgtttcatcTCATTTTATCTAAACATTCAGTTTTTGACGTTGGtgttttcaattcaaattagCAGGTTGGAAAATTCATGTTATCATCGAGGAAACAAGCAGGAAATGTACagtgtcatattttttaatgtaaaaatgttcgaAAAGAATAAAATGGATTTCTATTCAataattcattgttttatttagacacttttaaacataattatttaaaatagatacTCAACTATTAACTTATTACTAGAAAATACGACAACGATCCGAAACATAcgtctaagttagttaaagaatggttcgctTCTCAAAGAGTATGTGTCATGGCTTGGCCAACACAAaacccagacctcaatccaatggaaaacctttgagaagaaattgatCGGAAAATTCCTGCAAAAAGGCTGTCAAATATGGAAGAACTCTACGAggaagttcaaaatcactcgaaagattatattaaaaagctactaaaatcaatgaagaaaaggtgtttagaagttattatggatatgctactagatattaaataaaagagggCTAAATGAACGttaggttgttttattttaaagttgctctacttttgacccttgaatattttacaaatattaataaatacctaactaaacccactaataaacaattatattgatttattgttttttcaaacatactgcataacttacattaatatggatatttaatcgtacacttttatcaagacaaatgaaaatttgaatttgaaaagttgctctacatatgagcgatatatatatatatatatatatatatatatatatatatatatatatagggaGAAgtctttagaaatatattaagaacAGGAAAAGCTGTTAATATGGTATTTTAACAGtaattataacataacttttctattttgaaaaaaatttaatttctggtGTCGCTGGTGACatcaacttatttttaatgaaacacaCTGTAcacttttagatatttaaattctacatataattgcaaataaaatacctttatctaaattcaatgattttttattattttattacaaaacaattGATGTAAAGTTCATTTTTAGCATAGACGTTAACCATAGACCATCCAGAGCCATTATTAATactctcaaattttatacagggtgttcgttatttacgtttaattttgtgtatcttAAAACATTGCTTAACGTGTATGAATAATCTTTTTAGCATCGTAATTgactttacaaacattttagttaaaacattaatttttggaaaatatttagtttagaattcaaaaatcaaaaaatatatagggtgttccatcgaaataaataaaacaaagaaaaaaaaatcgaaaaagtattttaaaatgtaagtaatatttcgagaataacattttaataaaataaactttagtaCATTCCATTATTATatggatattattattatattcgtctaaacaaatcaaacattattttctaatttgtaaCATTTCGCCAGTCATAAattcatgaatatttaataaaaaaaattgctaaaagTTTCACTCAAGAAAAACCTGTCCCGAGGGTAAAAAATGACGAAAATTCTAAAACTAGGGTAGCGAAAAAAAGTGTAGACACGTTGACAATAAAAGTCCGAAGGGAGGAAAAGTGTATTATTTGCGAAAACTTTAGCGAACCAAcgttgtttttattgaatacgCTCCCGGAATATTACCATACaagttttaaacataatgTGAAACAAATCTAAAACTGAtgtccatttttttttgttccttATTGCAAAACGTCGGAAACATCAAcgttattttagaatttggcGCAAAccgatttcaaaataaaattatgcattatgcttcattaaaattcaacacAATGTTATTAGAATGTTAATCggtgaataatattaaaccgATGAAATTTcccactaatttatttatggaaagttttctaaaatatactataaacataaaacattaataatgttCGAGCAAGTTTCTAATTTGATGCAGAAATTTGATCGGCAAAGGAAAACTTAGCAAACATGTAAACGGCCAAGTTTGCACTGCTTGCATAAATGTTCTTGGTGTTCTCGAAACTATTcgcataaaatatacatgtttCAATTAGAAAATAGCATTTCGGTTTAATATTGCGGTCGGCTTCGACAAAGATTTACAATTATGTACATGAAAACCTACGGATCTAATTTCCCATGGTACATACAGTTATGTTCTCAGGATTTTAGGATCGAGTTAACTGCAACGTTTCAATTAGCTAATTGCTTATTCGATGTTAATTTGTTTCAGACTGttaataaacatgtttaacCGCATGGGATTGTTAATAATTCAAGGTTCGTATAACGAAAATTGGTCTATGATTTTGCACAcaccaaaaatttatataaattcaatcctggataataataaaccaaataaTCTACAAAAAGTGAAGaactaaacattaaaaagtCTTCGCTTATGATTGTTTGTTTGGGTTGACTGGACGACagttcaaaaatcaatttcggGAAGCGTTATTAGTTTGGATCCGCGAGAGGAGACACTGTTTTCAAGGTGATTTATGAGGGGAATTAATGACTTACGGCCCTGTTTCAGTATGCAAACATATTCCGCGACACCATTAAGGAATCCAACCGGGATTAATCTTGGGAAACGGGCGCATCATTCATATTCACGGTACCGCGTGAATTAGACTAATGAGGATTTTCGGAAAATGGCTTTTTCACGTATGAAATACTGTCTCTATTCAGAAACCACTAAACGTGGCCATTtacgaatattaataaaaatatttccaacaaCATAAGGTTCGGACGATATAAATTTTCGTAGATATGTATGTACACATATCTTTAACTTACATATACTGCTTTTtgagttttcaaatttacatatGTTGTTGGTGTACAAATAAAGCAAACATTTGTAAacgttgaaaatttttattgcaacTGTGAACAAAATTAACGTAACTTTTAGTAACCACATAAAGTTCGGACGTGTACTTATTTCGGTCATTAAATAAGGCGTCACATCCCCTTTAGCTTTGATTACAGCCCGGATACGAACTGGCAGTGTTTGAAATAAG
Encoded here:
- the LOC109595304 gene encoding putative tyramine receptor 2, yielding MENTSCVDEPYGNFSTIFGQTDVPEWEALLTIGTLSLLILLTIIGNVLVVLSVFTYKPLRIVQNFFIVSLAVADLTVAILVLPLNVVYSVLGRWTFGIDICKMWLTSDVLCCTASILNLCAIALDRFWAITDPINYAQKRTLKRVLLLIAGVWILSLLISSPPLIGWNDWPEPAEFEMKQECTLTRIQGYVIYSSLGSFFIPLFIMTIVYVEIFIATKRRLRERAQASKINAISKNQSTMTPRERQPDQESVSSETNHNEHAELNGKAKEKKQKKKKRKCGESNENNTHLKPILSHEDSLTDNPETSSISRRNSNPCTSDAKAATISAPTTITIANSRESPKVVLNEGGATKKPGFVYQFIEEKQRISLSKERRAARTLGIIMGVFVVCWLPFFLMYVILPFCSVCCPSRRVVNFITWLGYINSVLNPIIYTIFNMDFRRAFRKLLGMKP